The nucleotide sequence AAGATTGAGTCTGAATTGCGCTATCCCGGACGCATAAAGGTAACAATAATACGTGAGACCCGGGTTGTTGAATATGCCCGCTGATCCCAGGTAGAGACGAAAGGATAATCATCAATTGATGGCACAGCATGTAAATGCTCTGATTCTCGGTGACATAGTCGGACAGCCGGGAATCAGGGCTGTTTTTATTCATTTGAAGCAGTTGATTCGGGATACCGGGGCGGACCTGGTGATCGCCAATGGGGAGAACTCGGCCGACGGTTTTGGTATTACACCCCAGATCGTGGACCAGCTTTTCTCGTGCGGCGTGGACGTTATTACCACAGGTAACCACGTATGGCAGAAGCGGGAGATTATTAACTCACTTGAAAATTCAGACCGTATTTTGCGCCCGGCGAACTATCCTCCCGGCGCTCCCGGTAAAGGTGTTACAAAAATCGATGTAAAGGGAATACCTGTTGCGGTAATTAACCTGCAGGGAAGGCAGCATATGTACTCCCTGGATTGTCCCTTTCGCAGCGCCGATGAAATACTGAAGAAACTGGATGGTAAAGCGAAGATCAGAATAATCGATTTTCATGCCGAAGAGGTCATGGAAAAAGAGGCGCTGGCCT is from Marispirochaeta sp. and encodes:
- a CDS encoding TIGR00282 family metallophosphoesterase gives rise to the protein MAQHVNALILGDIVGQPGIRAVFIHLKQLIRDTGADLVIANGENSADGFGITPQIVDQLFSCGVDVITTGNHVWQKREIINSLENSDRILRPANYPPGAPGKGVTKIDVKGIPVAVINLQGRQHMYSLDCPFRSADEILKKLDGKAKIRIIDFHAEEVMEKEALAYYLNGRVSAVLGTHTHIQTADERILSDGTAYITDIGMTGPARSVIGVNLETAIERSLTQMPLKMAVADMEACIRGVHLRIDGENGRCVEINRIFIESSL